One genomic region from Ornithinimicrobium flavum encodes:
- a CDS encoding MetQ/NlpA family ABC transporter substrate-binding protein, with the protein MSHHRTLIPLLAAAGALTLAACGGDTTADDNAAATGGQGESVLTVGASTVPHGEILEFVADELAADAGLSIEIVEFTDYVQPNVALDEGALDANYFQHQPYLDQQVADAGYDFVALAPVHLEPLGLYSDSVASVAEIPDGGTVAIPNDPTNGGRALALLAEQGLITLADTQASPTVLDIEDNPKGLEFSEIEAAQLPRSLADVDAAVINGNYAIEADLSPAEDAIAAESAEGNPYANLLVVRAEDEDDAALATLAELLRSEEVAAFIEESYAGAVVPAR; encoded by the coding sequence GTGACACCACCGCCGACGACAACGCCGCGGCCACCGGCGGCCAGGGCGAGTCCGTCCTCACCGTCGGCGCCTCGACCGTGCCTCACGGGGAGATCCTGGAGTTCGTCGCCGACGAGCTCGCCGCCGACGCCGGCCTGAGCATCGAGATCGTGGAGTTCACCGACTACGTCCAGCCCAACGTCGCCCTTGACGAGGGTGCGCTGGACGCCAACTACTTCCAGCACCAGCCCTACCTCGACCAGCAGGTGGCCGACGCCGGTTACGACTTCGTGGCCCTGGCGCCGGTCCACCTCGAGCCGCTCGGCCTCTACAGCGACTCGGTCGCCTCGGTGGCGGAGATCCCGGACGGAGGCACCGTCGCCATCCCGAACGACCCCACCAACGGCGGTCGCGCCCTGGCGCTCCTGGCCGAGCAAGGCCTCATCACCCTCGCGGACACGCAGGCCAGCCCGACCGTGCTCGACATCGAGGACAACCCCAAGGGCCTGGAGTTCTCCGAGATCGAGGCCGCCCAGCTGCCCCGCTCGCTGGCCGACGTCGACGCCGCCGTCATCAACGGCAACTACGCCATCGAGGCCGACCTGTCGCCGGCGGAGGACGCGATCGCCGCCGAGTCGGCGGAGGGCAACCCCTACGCCAACCTGCTGGTCGTCCGGGCCGAGGACGAGGACGACGCGGCGCTGGCCACCCTGGCCGAGCTCCTGCGCAGCGAGGAGGTCGCCGCCTTCATCGAGGAGAGCTACGCCGGGGCGGTCGTCCCGGCCCGGTGA
- a CDS encoding serine/threonine-protein kinase, which translates to MGEVLGGRYELVDPLGEGGAGVVWRAWDHRELRYVAAKVMRQADAHSLLRFVREQAVRIGHPHVLTPLGWVGEDDRVLLIMPIVDGGSVATLVGDHGPLPPAWVATLLDQLLAALERIHAEGLVHRDVKPANLLLDATGTGLPRARLADFGIAAAVDQPRLTQVAHVVGTVGYAAPETLSPGWDPDPRADLYAAGMTAAEMLLGERPGEAQGARVGVVHATSAPVADRTRDLVVHLTRDLVRAHVPTPLLSVVLDLAAPDPLDRYPDAEAARAALRGTGLVADASTWDAGEVEVFDHVPPLPEGWGQSGPAPASGPEPRRGASAVSTRPGVLPAAEPVPRPAAVLRTGVLMLVVGLMLIGAAVLVALLG; encoded by the coding sequence GTGGGAGAGGTCCTGGGCGGTCGCTACGAGCTGGTGGACCCGTTGGGCGAGGGCGGGGCCGGGGTGGTCTGGCGCGCCTGGGACCACCGGGAGCTCCGGTATGTCGCCGCCAAGGTGATGCGTCAGGCCGACGCCCACTCGTTGCTGCGCTTCGTCCGGGAGCAGGCGGTGCGGATCGGGCACCCGCACGTCCTGACCCCGTTGGGCTGGGTCGGGGAGGACGACCGGGTCCTGCTCATCATGCCGATCGTCGACGGCGGCTCGGTCGCGACCCTCGTCGGCGACCACGGCCCGCTGCCGCCGGCGTGGGTCGCCACCCTGCTCGACCAGCTCCTGGCTGCCCTCGAGCGCATCCACGCCGAGGGCCTCGTGCACCGGGACGTCAAGCCCGCCAACCTCCTCCTGGACGCCACCGGCACCGGGCTGCCCCGCGCCCGGCTGGCGGACTTCGGCATCGCGGCGGCTGTGGACCAGCCGCGCCTCACCCAGGTCGCCCACGTCGTGGGGACGGTCGGGTATGCCGCACCCGAGACCCTCAGCCCGGGTTGGGATCCCGACCCGCGCGCCGACCTCTACGCCGCAGGGATGACCGCAGCGGAGATGCTGCTGGGGGAGCGGCCGGGGGAGGCGCAGGGGGCCCGGGTGGGGGTGGTTCATGCCACTTCAGCCCCGGTCGCGGACCGTACCCGCGACCTGGTGGTGCACCTCACCCGCGACCTGGTGCGCGCGCACGTGCCGACACCGTTGCTGTCCGTCGTGCTCGATCTGGCCGCGCCCGACCCGCTCGATCGCTACCCCGACGCGGAGGCGGCCCGCGCCGCGCTCCGGGGCACCGGGCTGGTCGCGGACGCGTCGACGTGGGACGCCGGAGAGGTGGAGGTCTTCGACCACGTGCCGCCTCTGCCTGAGGGCTGGGGGCAGAGCGGCCCGGCTCCGGCTTCGGGGCCGGAGCCGCGGCGCGGTGCGTCGGCGGTCTCCACCCGGCCCGGGGTCCTTCCGGCCGCGGAGCCGGTGCCCCGTCCCGCGGCCGTCCTCCGGACCGGTGTCCTGATGTTGGTCGTCGGGCTGATGCTCATCGGCGCCGCCGTGCTCGTTGCGCTGCTCGGCTGA
- a CDS encoding vWA domain-containing protein: MVRTTLPRIRALALATAGLLLALPLSATATTLPASGTTAIDTAATSATDDAATPEPDGDAQLLLLLDASGSMADPDATGEPKIGAARSALHEVIDDLGSDQQVGLRVFGGSVAPDQPTEAKCTDSQLVVPIGSDNAQALGAAVDDYAPLGETPIAHALQQAADDLGPDGNRTIVLVSDGIATCDPDPCEIAEQLSADGLDLVVHTVGLGADDQTRTQLQCIADAAGGTYYDAADTDTLTTALTRISTRAFRPFEFGGTPVEGSYDKDTAPVLAEGRYLDTFPDPDSGDAKWYRVERTVPNSTVRVGATMRPNGDVSTGTFNLRLDTETVNLCDHRNALVWTSNGGNGFGAPRLGVRERRAAGVRHRRGRPRAHLPVLQAALLADQTIELVITEEPPIDGASPLPEPDTSASFEGPDLGEPEQTLVGGTSFAAAVPIQPGVTYAADILPGEVLVYRIPVGWGQRLEAVAEFPQPDGQLAEHMKRELHPADLHLFGPDRGNVTEPNDTAGTSSRAIAVWNDTVRATATTAEVRYWNRLEGVNGGAADRAGDYYVTVGLSSSIDVDAVPQPFTFTVQVVGEPHGEPTYLASDAADRAATTSDADGRDAGVGTTEANVGDTGSTGAATPADVGQAPDGGPDPEVTPSDGADRGWLPWALGGGGVLAAGAGIVLLATRRGPTA; this comes from the coding sequence ATGGTCCGCACCACCCTGCCCCGAATTCGAGCCCTGGCTCTGGCCACCGCCGGACTGCTGCTGGCGCTGCCGCTGTCGGCGACGGCCACCACGCTTCCCGCCTCGGGAACCACCGCCATCGACACCGCAGCAACCTCCGCCACCGACGACGCCGCCACCCCCGAGCCTGACGGCGACGCCCAGCTCCTGCTCCTGCTGGACGCCTCCGGGTCGATGGCCGACCCCGACGCCACCGGCGAGCCCAAGATCGGAGCCGCCCGTTCAGCCCTGCACGAGGTCATCGACGACCTGGGCAGCGACCAGCAGGTGGGGCTGCGGGTCTTCGGCGGGTCGGTCGCCCCCGACCAGCCCACCGAGGCCAAGTGCACCGACAGCCAGCTCGTCGTGCCCATCGGCAGCGACAACGCCCAGGCCCTGGGGGCCGCCGTCGACGACTACGCCCCCCTCGGCGAGACCCCCATCGCCCACGCCCTCCAGCAGGCCGCCGACGACCTCGGCCCGGACGGCAACCGCACCATCGTCCTCGTCTCCGACGGCATCGCCACCTGCGACCCCGACCCGTGCGAGATCGCCGAGCAGCTGTCCGCCGACGGCCTCGACCTCGTCGTCCACACCGTCGGCCTCGGCGCCGACGACCAGACCCGCACCCAGCTGCAGTGCATCGCCGACGCCGCCGGCGGCACCTACTACGACGCCGCCGACACCGACACCCTCACCACCGCCCTCACCCGCATCTCCACCCGCGCGTTCCGCCCGTTCGAGTTCGGCGGCACCCCCGTGGAGGGCAGCTACGACAAGGACACCGCACCGGTGCTGGCGGAGGGGCGATACCTGGACACCTTCCCCGACCCGGACAGCGGCGACGCGAAGTGGTACCGCGTGGAGCGCACGGTCCCCAACTCCACCGTCCGGGTCGGCGCCACCATGCGCCCGAACGGCGACGTCAGCACCGGCACCTTCAACCTGCGCCTGGACACCGAGACCGTCAACCTCTGCGACCACCGCAACGCGCTGGTCTGGACCTCCAACGGTGGTAACGGCTTCGGAGCGCCTCGCCTCGGCGTTCGCGAACGACGAGCGGCCGGCGTGCGGCACCGACGAGGACGTCCTCGTGCGCATCTCCCGGTCCTGCAGGCTGCGCTGCTCGCCGACCAGACAATCGAGCTGGTGATCACGGAGGAGCCCCCGATCGACGGCGCGTCCCCGCTCCCCGAGCCGGACACCTCCGCCAGCTTCGAGGGCCCGGACCTGGGTGAGCCTGAGCAGACGCTGGTCGGCGGGACGTCCTTCGCCGCTGCTGTCCCGATCCAGCCCGGGGTCACGTATGCCGCTGACATCCTCCCCGGTGAGGTGCTGGTCTACCGCATCCCGGTGGGGTGGGGCCAGCGGCTGGAGGCGGTCGCCGAGTTCCCCCAGCCGGACGGGCAGCTCGCCGAGCACATGAAGAGGGAGCTGCACCCCGCTGACCTCCACCTCTTCGGTCCCGACCGCGGCAACGTCACCGAGCCGAATGACACGGCCGGCACCAGCAGCCGCGCCATCGCGGTCTGGAACGACACGGTGCGCGCCACCGCCACGACCGCCGAGGTCCGCTACTGGAACCGCCTCGAGGGGGTCAACGGCGGGGCGGCCGACCGCGCCGGTGACTACTACGTCACCGTGGGGCTGAGCTCCAGCATCGACGTCGACGCCGTCCCCCAGCCATTCACCTTCACCGTCCAGGTCGTGGGCGAGCCGCACGGGGAACCGACCTACCTCGCCTCGGACGCTGCCGACCGGGCGGCCACCACCAGCGACGCCGATGGTCGTGACGCCGGGGTTGGCACGACGGAGGCGAACGTCGGCGACACGGGCTCGACCGGCGCAGCCACGCCCGCGGACGTCGGGCAGGCGCCCGACGGCGGCCCCGACCCGGAGGTCACCCCTTCGGACGGGGCGGACAGGGGCTGGTTGCCCTGGGCGCTCGGGGGTGGCGGCGTGCTGGCTGCCGGAGCAGGGATCGTCCTCCTCGCCACCCGTCGGGGCCCCACCGCCTGA